From a region of the Alkalicoccobacillus plakortidis genome:
- the modA gene encoding molybdate ABC transporter substrate-binding protein, producing MKRFKGLRWGSLKVCQAGRYSLQALESLEMWDEVKDNVVYGSDVRQVLTYVETGNTDVGLVYQTDALSSNEIEIIDSAPEGSHDPIHYPIALLEAASDNMAANQFYQYLQTEEPVGIFESYGFDQGK from the coding sequence ATGAAGAGATTCAAGGGATTGCGATGGGGCAGCCTGAAAGTGTGCCAAGCAGGAAGGTATTCATTACAAGCATTAGAATCTTTAGAGATGTGGGACGAAGTAAAGGACAATGTCGTCTACGGTTCTGATGTTCGTCAGGTTCTTACTTATGTAGAAACGGGCAACACAGATGTAGGACTTGTTTATCAAACAGATGCCCTTTCTTCTAATGAAATTGAGATTATTGACTCTGCGCCTGAGGGGTCTCATGATCCCATTCACTACCCAATTGCATTACTAGAAGCGGCATCTGATAACATGGCAGCAAATCAATTTTATCAATATTTGCAAACGGAAGAGCCTGTAGGAATTTTCGAATCATATGGGTTTGATCAAGGTAAATAG
- a CDS encoding molybdate ABC transporter substrate-binding protein codes for MKKWVGLSFVISIVLTGCGSASSSTEEIHVMAAASLTDALGEIQELYEKEENVKLVINYGSSGKLREQITQGAPS; via the coding sequence ATGAAAAAATGGGTTGGACTGAGTTTTGTAATATCAATCGTATTAACTGGCTGTGGATCTGCTAGTTCTTCAACTGAAGAAATCCATGTAATGGCTGCGGCAAGTCTCACGGATGCGTTAGGAGAGATTCAAGAACTCTATGAAAAAGAAGAGAATGTGAAGTTGGTTATTAATTATGGGTCTTCAGGAAAATTACGAGAGCAGATTACACAAGGAGCACCAAGCTGA
- the modB gene encoding molybdate ABC transporter permease subunit translates to MGTEFWTPILVSLRVVALASILSFILAVLAAWFLKKKSFKGKVFVETILMLPLVLPPTVIGFGLLVIFGRRSFVGQWFELLFNQTIVFSYIAAVIAATVVAFPLIYQMLMNGFESVDDDLEAAARQMGASEWKVFYHVTVPLTWRSLVSGYMLGFARALGEFGATMMFAGSIAGLTRTIPTSIYIAVESGNTAMAYYWVISIVIFAFGLLSVVQRLKK, encoded by the coding sequence ATGGGGACAGAATTTTGGACGCCAATTCTCGTGTCACTAAGAGTGGTTGCTTTAGCCAGTATTTTATCCTTTATCCTTGCTGTGTTAGCAGCGTGGTTTTTAAAGAAAAAGAGCTTCAAAGGAAAAGTGTTTGTCGAAACAATTCTCATGCTGCCTTTGGTGCTGCCTCCAACGGTTATTGGTTTTGGTTTGCTTGTCATCTTTGGGAGAAGGAGTTTTGTAGGTCAATGGTTTGAGCTGTTATTTAATCAGACCATTGTGTTCTCTTACATAGCAGCAGTGATTGCAGCAACAGTTGTTGCCTTCCCATTAATCTATCAAATGCTAATGAATGGCTTTGAATCAGTAGATGATGATCTTGAAGCAGCAGCAAGGCAGATGGGAGCAAGCGAGTGGAAGGTCTTTTATCATGTTACAGTGCCTTTAACTTGGCGATCCTTAGTATCTGGTTATATGTTAGGGTTTGCTCGTGCACTTGGAGAATTTGGGGCAACCATGATGTTTGCTGGTAGTATCGCAGGTCTAACCAGAACAATCCCAACAAGCATCTATATAGCAGTCGAGTCAGGAAATACAGCGATGGCGTATTATTGGGTAATCTCGATTGTGATCTTCGCATTTGGTCTACTTTCAGTTGTACAAAGACTCAAAAAATAG